A genomic region of Nymphaea colorata isolate Beijing-Zhang1983 chromosome 2, ASM883128v2, whole genome shotgun sequence contains the following coding sequences:
- the LOC116249198 gene encoding pentatricopeptide repeat-containing protein At2g01860-like — MSCLVTPCWFSWRDMSLVRENMASTGELRHRNAYRFIHMVVRKPASGSKRKVPKNLRYPRRAKVPPDPDIDRMRRRKQLADTGPSTSVEEEDDSWSEEALDAISSLFQGRVPQKPGKLGRERPLPLPVPFKIRPLGLPTPKDHIRSVASSLASSRSSLCKRVYKNPTFLIELAREIRDLPPEKNVSKVLDKWIAVLRKGSLSMTIRELGHMGLPQRALETFCWAKQHPQLFPDDRVLGSVVEILARFSKLKMPKDMENFMGSASKSVIEAMVRGFIRAGKDGTARKLLSIAKDAERTLDPSVLAKLIADVAKNPEKQELVSVLLEELGNREELKLKQQDCTALMKVCTKLGRFEAAESLFTWFKNSGQKPSVVMYTTLIHSRYSSKRYREAMAATWELEELNHLLDLPAYRVVIRLCVALDDLPRAVRYFSRLKEAGFCPTYDIYRDMIKLYAQNGRVAKCKEVSKEAELEGFKLDKETTSLLQIKGELGPLRSSTS, encoded by the coding sequence ATGTCCTGCTTGGTCACTCCCTGCTGGTTTTCTTGGAGAGATATGTCGTTGGTACGTGAGAATATGGCGTCGACTGGTGAACTCAGACATCGCAATGCCTATAGATTTATCCACATGGTCGTCAGAAAACCTGCGTCGGGCTCTAAAAGAAAGGTCCCAAAAAATCTTCGATATCCCCGACGAGCCAAGGTGCCCCCCGATCCTGATATTGATAGGATGCGCAGGAGAAAGCAGCTAGCAGATACCGGCCCGAGCACATcagtggaggaggaggatgatTCTTGGAGCGAAGAGGCACTGGACGCAATTAGTTCACTCTTTCAAGGAAGAGTACCACAGAAACCAGGGAAATTGGGGAGGGAGAGGCCTCTTCCCCTGCCTGTGCCATTCAAAATTCGGCCATTGGGATTGCCAACGCCAAAAGATCACATTAGATCAGTTGCTTCGTCGCTAGCTTCCTCTAGATCATCACTTTGCAAAAGAGTTTATAAAAATCCCACTTTCCTCATTGAGCTCGCTCGCGAAATCAGAGACCTTCCACCAGAGAAAAATGTGTCCAAAGTCCTCGACAAGTGGATTGCTGTCCTTAGGAAAGGCTCACTGTCCATGACAATCAGAGAGCTGGGCCATATGGGATTGCCACAGAGGGCACTAGAAACATTTTGCTGGGCCAAGCAGCATCCTCAGCTCTTCCCTGATGACAGAGTTCTGGGGTCAGTTGTGGAAATCTTAGCTAGATTCTCAAAGTTGAAGATGCCAAAAGACATGGAGAATTTCATGGGATCTGCTAGCAAGAGCGTCATCGAAGCCATGGTGAGGGGATTCATTAGAGCAGGAAAAGATGGAACTGCTAGGAAACTCCTATCGATTGCGAAAGATGCAGAACGAACTTTGGATCCAAGCGTCCTCGCCAAACTGATTGCAGATGTAGCAAAGAACCCAGAAAAACAGGAGCTTGTTTCTGTGTTGTTGGAGGAGCTAGGAAACAGAGAGGAGCTGAAACTGAAACAACAGGACTGTACTGCACTAATGAAGGTCTGTACAAAGTTAGGAAGATTTGAAGCTGCAGAGAGCCTGTTTACCTGGTTTAAGAATTCTGGACAAAAGCCAAGTGTTGTTATGTATACCACACTTATTCACAGCAGGTACAGCAGCAAAAGGTACAGGGAAGCAATGGCTGCTACATGGGAGTTGGAGGAGTTGAACCATTTGCTGGATCTGCCTGCTTATCGTGTTGTCATTCGACTTTGTGTAGCTCTAGATGATCTTCCCAGGGCTGTTAGATATTTTTCTAGACTTAAGGAAGCAGGGTTTTGTCCAACATATGATATTTATCGTGACATGATCAAGCTTTATGCACAGAATGGTAGGGTAGCCAAGTGCAAGGAAGTATCTAAAGAAGCTGAATTGGAAGGATTCAAACTGGACAAAGAAACAACATCCCTTCTCCAGATAAAAGGGGAACTGGGTCCTCTTCGCAGTTCTACATCATGA